The DNA window TCGGTGCCCGCCGCCGTGGCCGACACCGCAACCTTTGCCGGGGGGTGCTTCTGGTGCATGGAGCCGCCCTACGACAAGATCGACGGCGTCGCGTCGACGACCTCCGGCTTCGCCGGGGGCGAGGAGGTGGACCCCTCCTACCGCGAGGTGGCCAGTGGCGCCACGCGCCACACGGAGGTCGTCCAGGTCGTGTACGACTCCACGACCGTCTCCTACGAGCGTCTCCTTCGGGTCTACTGGCACAACGTCGACCCCTTCGACGGCACCGGGCAGTTTTGCGACCGCGGCTCGCAGTACCGCCCCGCCATCTTTGCCCACGACGCCCAGCAGCAGCGAAGCGCCGAGCGGTCGAAGGACACCGTTGCGGCCCAGTTCGACCGGGACATTGCCGTCCAGGTGCAGTCGCTCGATGCCTTCTACGCTGCGGAGCAGTACCACCAGAACTACTACCAGAAAAACCCCGCGGACTACAAGCGCTACCGGCAGGGCTGCGGCCGGGACGCGCGGCTCCGGGAGATCTGGGGCGAGGCGGCCCTGTCGGACGCGCCGCTCGACGGAACGACCTGATCTCTCACCCCCCTTCATTTCACGAGTAGAGAAGGACTCGGAGGCGTACTGGCCGTGTACAGTTGGGGAAGTCCGTTCGTCGGTGCCGGGTCGACCTGTACTGACGAACGCTGCGGCATGCCTCGTTTGTCGCCTGCCGCCACTCTCAGCCTCGTTGTCCCCCGCCGGAGTCAAATCGCCCCCTGTCTCTTCTCCCCACCGGACTGTTTCTGATCGACATCGGTCCGGCCATCGAACCTTCACGGACGGAGCGCCGCCGGGCAGCGTGGCAGAGGAATGAACCACCGGTCGCATTCAGGCGAGCACGAGGACTCGTTGCCCCGCTGGAGGTTCTACTCGACGACCAGGTGGAGTTGCGCCTGTCTCAGAGCAGTGACGGATCAGTGCAGTCCGTCGACGACGCGGGACGGACGTTGCGTCCGCCGGCTGTCGTTTGTAGTATCAGGATCGGAGCCGCACCCTCCGTGCGTTTCGTCGCAACAATACCGCCTCTATGTCTTCCGACCCAGCCCCCACCGACACGTCCCCGAGCTGGTCCGACCGCTGGCTCAACCGCATCGAGCGCACCGGCAACGCCCTCCCCGACCCGGTCACGCTCTTCTTCATTTTCATCGCCATTGTCATGGTGGCGTCCTGGATCACCCACACGGCCGACGTGAGCGTGGTCCACCCGGGCACCGATGAGACGATTACGGCCGACAACCTCTTCTCGGACGAAAACATCCGGCGCCTCTTCACGGACATGGCGGAGACGTTTGCCGACTTTCCGCCGCTCGGCCTGGTGCTGGTCGTGATGCTCGGCATCGGGGTGGCGGACAAGACCGGGCTCATCAGTGCGGCGCTCAAGTCGTTCGTCGCCAGCGTACCGGACGCGTTGCTTACCGCGGCGCTCGTCTTTGCGGGCATCATGTCGAGCCTCGCCGTCGACGCCGGGTATGTGGTCGTCATTCCGCTGGGCGCGGTGCTGTTCTATGGCGTCGGGCGGCACCCGCTGGCCGGCCTCGGGGCCGCGTTCGCGGGTGTGTCGGCCGGCTTCAGCGCCAACCTTCTGCTCACCTCGCTGGACCCGCTCCTGGCCAGCTTCACCGAGCCCGCCGCCCAGTTGATCGCGGAGGACTACAGCGTGCCGGTTACGGCGAACTGGTATCTCATGATCGCGCTCACCCCCGTCTTCGTGGTCCTCGGCGCGTACATCACCGACACCATCGTCGAGCCGTACCTCGGCGAGTACGAGCCGCCGGAGGACTTCGACGAGGAAGACGCCGAGTCGAGCGAGTTGACCGACGAGGAGCGGCGCGGCCTGCGCTGGGCCGGGGGCGTCACCCTCGCCTCAATCCTCGGCGTCGTGCTGCTGGCCGTGCCGGAGGGCGCACCCTTGGCCGAGTTTGAGGCACTGATCGAGAGCATCGTCGCCCTGATGGTGTTTCTCTTCTTCCTGCCCGGCCTCACCTATGGAATCGTAGTGGGCGAGATCGAGGACGACTCCGACGTGGCCGACATGATGGCCGACTCGATGGCCGACATGGGCGCCTACATCGTCCTCGCCTTCGCGGCAGCCCACTTTATCGCCATGTTCGAGTGGTCGAACCTCGGCTCCATCATCGCCATCAGCGGCGCCGACGCCCTGCAGAGCATCGGCTTCACGGGGCTGCCGCTCCTGTTCTCGTTCATTTTCGTCTCGGCCCTCATCAACCTGTTCGTGGGGAGCGCCTCGGCGAAATGGGCCATCATGGCGCCGGTCTTCGTGCCCATGCTCATGCTGGCGGGCGACCCCGGTTACTCCCCCGAAACCGTGCAGGCCGCCTACCGCATCGGCGACTCGTTTACGAACATCCTCACCCCGCTCCTCCCCTACTTTCCCCTCGTCATCATCTTCGCCCAGCGGTACGATGAGGACGCCGGGATCGGCAGCATCATCGCCCTCATGCTCCCCTATTCCGTCGGGTTCGGGGTCGTGAGCACGATTGTCTTCTTGGTCTGGGTGCTGCTGGGCCTGCCGCTCGGGCCCGGGGCGGAGCTCTACTACATGGGGTAATGAGCGGGCCGCCGTCACTCTCGCCGGTGGTCGAGAATCGTGAGCAGCTCCGTCGGGGTGTGTACCGACAGCGAGGCGGCGCTGAAGTCCGCCGTGTTGCGGGTCACAATGCCGTCCGCGCCGGCCGTGCGGGCGGCGCTGTGGAGGACCGCGTCCTCGTAATCCTGAAAGTCCGACTCCGCGGCTCGCTCCAGTGGCGCCCGGTGAACCGGCGCTACGTCAAACAGATGCAAGAGGTCCCTGACGTCCGTCCGCGCGGCCGGCCCGTCATACCGCTTCTGGACGAAATAATAGACGGTCGTGACGGTGGTCGCACAGAGCTGTCCCGTTAGATCCCCCCGTTCAACTGCATGGATGAGCCCGGTGGCCGCCTGCTGGTATGGCGTTCGTTGGAGAACCCCGTCAAGAATCACATTCGTGTCAAAGCAAATGGTCATTGCCCACTATTTGTGTTTCTCCTGGAGGTACTCGTAATAGTCCGTCTCCTCCGTCTCCGAGGTGGAGGTTCGCCGGGCAAGCCGGCTCGTAAACGGGCCCAGGGATTCAGGAACGAGATCATTGCCCTGCTCTCCCTCCTCTCTCCCAGTGAGTTCGTCAAAGTAGCTCTCCACGAGCCGCGACACCGACGTGTCGCGCTCGGCCGCATAGGCCTTGGCCCGCTCAATCACGTCCTCGTCGAGCCGTAGCGTGAGTTTTTTGGACATGGCAGGGGAGGAAGGCTATTGAGCAGACGTACATTGTCATAAATTTTGTACGTCCCCTGCGGCCCCAGGTTCGGCCGAATCACGCCCCCTGCTCCGGCGTTTTTGAAGCACGTACTCTCGGCTTCAATCCCCCCGTCCATGAGCGAGGTTCTCGACGACAAGCCCGAGGTTCTGGTCCAGAAGCTCGACGCCCTCCCCACCGACCCCGGCGTCTACAAATTTCTGGACGACGAGGAGTCGGTCCTCTACGTGGGCAAGGCCAAGAACCTGCGCAATCGGGTGCGCACCTACTTCCAGCAGAGCCGGCAGCGGGACGGCCGGATCGAGGTGATGGTGCAGAAGGCCGTCGACGTGGACATCATCGTGACGGACACGGAGGCGGAGGCGCTCATCCTGGAAAACAACCAGATCAAGGAGCTCCAGCCCCGCTACAACGTCAACCTGCGGGACGACAAGACCTACCCCTACATCTGCATCAAGAACGAGCGCTTCCCCCGCGTCTTCAAG is part of the Salinibacter ruber DSM 13855 genome and encodes:
- a CDS encoding PIN domain-containing protein, with product MTICFDTNVILDGVLQRTPYQQAATGLIHAVERGDLTGQLCATTVTTVYYFVQKRYDGPAARTDVRDLLHLFDVAPVHRAPLERAAESDFQDYEDAVLHSAARTAGADGIVTRNTADFSAASLSVHTPTELLTILDHRRE
- a CDS encoding AbgT family transporter translates to MSSDPAPTDTSPSWSDRWLNRIERTGNALPDPVTLFFIFIAIVMVASWITHTADVSVVHPGTDETITADNLFSDENIRRLFTDMAETFADFPPLGLVLVVMLGIGVADKTGLISAALKSFVASVPDALLTAALVFAGIMSSLAVDAGYVVVIPLGAVLFYGVGRHPLAGLGAAFAGVSAGFSANLLLTSLDPLLASFTEPAAQLIAEDYSVPVTANWYLMIALTPVFVVLGAYITDTIVEPYLGEYEPPEDFDEEDAESSELTDEERRGLRWAGGVTLASILGVVLLAVPEGAPLAEFEALIESIVALMVFLFFLPGLTYGIVVGEIEDDSDVADMMADSMADMGAYIVLAFAAAHFIAMFEWSNLGSIIAISGADALQSIGFTGLPLLFSFIFVSALINLFVGSASAKWAIMAPVFVPMLMLAGDPGYSPETVQAAYRIGDSFTNILTPLLPYFPLVIIFAQRYDEDAGIGSIIALMLPYSVGFGVVSTIVFLVWVLLGLPLGPGAELYYMG
- the msrA gene encoding peptide-methionine (S)-S-oxide reductase MsrA — its product is MTPSTQSYWLLGAALLAAVLAGGMFFQGPAPDGNAPSPAPTDSVPAAVADTATFAGGCFWCMEPPYDKIDGVASTTSGFAGGEEVDPSYREVASGATRHTEVVQVVYDSTTVSYERLLRVYWHNVDPFDGTGQFCDRGSQYRPAIFAHDAQQQRSAERSKDTVAAQFDRDIAVQVQSLDAFYAAEQYHQNYYQKNPADYKRYRQGCGRDARLREIWGEAALSDAPLDGTT
- a CDS encoding DUF6364 family protein, whose translation is MSKKLTLRLDEDVIERAKAYAAERDTSVSRLVESYFDELTGREEGEQGNDLVPESLGPFTSRLARRTSTSETEETDYYEYLQEKHK